Proteins encoded within one genomic window of Elephas maximus indicus isolate mEleMax1 chromosome 21, mEleMax1 primary haplotype, whole genome shotgun sequence:
- the PRMT7 gene encoding protein arginine N-methyltransferase 7 isoform X2 gives MPCRANILVTELFDTELIGEGALPSYEHAHRHLVQENCEAVPHRATVYAQLVESRRMWSWNKLFPIHVQTSLGEQVIVPPLELDRCPGAPSVYDIQLNQVSPEDFTALSDVLPMFSVDFSKQVSSSAACHSKQFEPLASGRAQVVLSWWDIEMDPDGKIKCTMAPFWAHSDPEGLQWRDHWMQCVYFLSREETVMQGSALCLVAHHDDYCVWYSLQRTSPEKDGGNLHQVRPVCDCQAHLLWNRPRFGEINDQDRTDQYVQALGTVLKPDSVCLCVSDGSLLPMLAWYLGPEKVFTVESSAASHRLMKKVFKANHLEEKINIIEKRPELLTPADLEGKKVSLLLGEPFFTTSLLPWHNLYFWYVRTAVDQHLVPGAVVMPQAASLHAMVVEFRDLWRIRSPCGDCEGFDVCIMDDMIKRALDFRESREAEPHPLWEYPCRSLSEPQRILTFHFHQLVPQQPIRTEGSIQLRRPGRSHGAVLWMDYHLTPDITVSTGLLRPAGNKGDCCWNPHCKQAVYFFSTTLDPRVPLGSPQSVTYAVEFHPHTGDITMDFRLSEDPADVH, from the exons ATGCCATGCCGTGCCAACATCCTGGTCACAGAGCTATTTGACACCGAGCTGATCGGGGAGGGAGCACTGCCCTCCTATGAGCATGCGCACAGGCATCTCGTGCAG gaaaattgtgAGGCAGTACCTCACAGAGCAACTGTCTATGCCCAGCTGGTGGAGTCTAGAAGGATGTGGTCATGGAACAAGCTGTTTCCCATCCATGTTCAGACCAGCCTCGGGGAGCAGGTCATTGTCCCTCCCTTGGAGCTGGATAGGTGCCCTGGTGCACCGTCCGTCTATGACATTCAGCTGAACCAGGTGTCACCTGAGGACTTCACTGCCCTCAGCGATGTGCTCCCTATGTTCAG TGTGGACTTCAGCAAGCAAGTCAGTAGCTCAGCAGCTTGTCATAGCAAGCAGTTTGAACCTCTGGCATCTGGCCGAGCTCAGGTGGTTCTTTCCTGGTGGGACATTGAAATGGACCCAGATGGGAAGATCAAGTGCACCATGGCCCCCTTCTGGGCACACTCAGACCCGGAGGGGCTCCAG TGGCGGGACCACTGGATGCAGTGTGTATACTTCCTGTCACGAGAGGAGACTGTGATGCAGGGCTCAGCCCTCTGCCTGGTGGCCCACCACGATGACTACTGCGTGTGGTACAGCCTGCAGAGGACCAG CCCCGAAAAGGACGGGGGCAACCTCCATCAAGTGCGTCCCGTCTGCGACTGCCAGGCTCACCTGCTCTGGAACCGGCCTCGGTTTGGAGAGATCAATGATCAAGACAGAACAGATCAATATGTCCAGGCCCTGGGGACG GTACTGAAGCCAGACAGCGTCTGTCTCTGTGTCAGCGACGGCAGCCTGCTCCCCATGCTAGCCTGGTACTTGGGGCCAGAGAAG GTATTTACAGTAGAGAGTTCAGCAGCTTCTCACAGACTGATGAAAAAA GTCTTCAAGGCTAACCACTTGGAAGAGAAAATTAATATAATAGAGAAACGACCTGAATTGTTAACACCTGCAGACCTGGAGGGTAAAAAG gtctctctcctgctgGGCGAGCCGTTCTTcaccaccagcctgctgccgtGGCACAACTTGTACTTCTGGTACGTCCGGACTGCTGTGGACCAGCACCTGGTGCCCGGCGCAGTGGTGATGCCTCAGGCCGCATCACTGCACGCCATGGTCGTGGAGTTCAGG GACCTGTGGCGTATCCGGAGCCCCTGTGGTGACTGTGAAGGCTTCGATGTGTGCATCATGGATGACATGATCAAG CGGGCCCTGGACTTCAGGGAGAGCCGGGAGGCTGAGCCCCACCCTCTCTGGGAGTACCCTTGCCGCAGCCTCTCCGAGCCCCAGCGGATCCTGACGTTTCACTTTCATCAGCTGGTACCCCAGCAGCCGATCCGCACTGAGGGCTCCATCCAGCTGAGAAG GCCTGGAAGGAGCCACGGGGCTGTACTGTGGATGGACTACCACTTGACCCCAGACATCACTGTCAGCACTGGCCTCCTGAGGCCTGCAGGGAACAAG GGGGACTGTTGCTGGAACCCCCACTGCAAGCAGGCTGTGTACTTCTTCAGTACTACCCTGGACCCTAGAGTGCCGCTGGGCAGCCCACAGTCTGTCACCTACGCTGTGGAGTTTCATCCTCACACTGGAGATATCACCATGGATTTCAGACTCTCAGAGGACCCGGCTGATGTGCACTGA
- the SMPD3 gene encoding sphingomyelin phosphodiesterase 3, whose product MVLYTTPFPNSCLSALHTVSWALIFPCYCLVNRLLTPFTSISCKKCHRAESPCYLQLLCIVLFTPIYLALLVATLPLAFLGFLLWSPLQSVRRPYIYSRLEDKGPAGGAPLLGEWRGTGTGKSFCFTTANLCLLPESLARLNNVFNVQERAKEIGQRIRNGASRPQIKIYIDSPTNTSISAASFSSLVSPQGSDGMARTVPGSIKRTASVEYKGNGGHRPSDEAVNGPASGDPTNGGSLEDACIVRIGGEEGCQPPETDDLASGNQARNGAARGQKGQTPNHSQRDGDSGSLGSPSASRESLVKARAGADGGGGEPGATNSKLLYKASVVKKAAARKRRHPDEAFDHEISAFFPANLDFLCLQEVFDKRAAAKLKDQLHGYFEYILYDVGVYGCCSGHGCCSFKFLNSGLFFASRYPIMDVAYHCYPNGRCSDALASKGALFLKVQVGSTPQDQRIVGYISCTHLQATTEDSAIRCEQLDLLQDWLADFRKSTSSSSAANPEELVAFDVICGDFNFDNCSSDDKLEQQHSLFTHYKDPCRLGPGEEKSWAIGTLLDTNNLYDEEVCTPDNLQKVLESEEGRKEYLAFPTSKSSGAGQKGRKDLLKGNGRRIDYILHGEEGLGPDWKAEVEEFSFITQLSGLTDHLPVAMRLMVSTGEEEA is encoded by the exons ATGGTTTTGTACACGACCCCCTTTCCTAATAGCTGTCTGTCTGCCCTGCATACCGTGTCCTGGGCTCTCATCTTCCCATGCTACTGCCTGGTGAACCGGCTTCTGACCCCCTTCACTTCCATCAGCTGCAAGAAGTGCCACCGGGCAGAAAGCCCGTGCTACCTCCAGCTGCTCTGCATTGTCCTCTTCACGCCCATCTACCTGGCGCTTCTTGTCGCCACGTTGCCCTTAGCATTTCTTGGGTTCCTCCTCTGGTCCCCCCTGCAGTCTGTCCGCCGGCCCTACATCTATTCACGGCTGGAGGACAAGGGCCCGGCTGGTGGGGCACCTCTGCTTGGTGAATGGAGGGGTACAGGTACTGGAAAAAGCTTCTGCTTCACCACTGCCAACCTCTGCCTCCTCCCCGAATCGCTTGCAAGGCTCAACAATGTTTTTAATGTACAAGAACGGGCCAAAGAGATTGGGCAGAGAATTCGCAATGGGGCCAGTCGGCCCCAGATCAAAATCTACATTGATTCTCCCACCAACACCTCCATCAGTGcagccagcttcagcagcctGGTGTCACCACAGGGCAGTGATGGCATGGCCCGGACTGTTCCTGGGAGCATTAAGAGGACGGCTTCTGTGGAATACAAAGGCAATGGCGGACACCGCCCCAGTGATGAGGCTGTGAACGGCCCAGCCTCTGGGGACCCGACCAATGGCGGCAGCCTTGAGGACGCCTGCATCGTGCGTATTGGTGGAGAGGAGGGGTGCCAGCCCCCCGAAACAGACGACCTTGCCTCTGGGAACCAGGCCAGGAATGGGGCTGCCAGGGGCCAGAAGGGTCAGACACCCAACCACAGTCAGCGGGATGGGGATTCGGGGAGCTTGGGCAGCCCCTCAGCCTCCAGGGAGTCCCTGGTGAAGGCACGAGCTGGGGCAGACGGTGGTGGTGGGGAGCCAGGTGCCACCAACAGCAAGCTCCTGTACAAGGCCTCGGTGGTGAAGAAGGCAGCTGCTCGCAAGAGACGGCACCCAGACGAGGCCTTTGACCACGAGATCTCGGCCTTCTTCCCTGCCAACCTGGACTTCCTGTGCCTGCAGGAGGTGTTTGACAAGCGTGCAGCCGCCAAGTTGAAAGACCAGCTGCACGGCTACTTCGAATACATCCTGTATGATGTCGGGGTCTATGGCTGCTGCAGTGGCCATGGCTGCTGCAGCTTCAAGTTTCTCAACAGCGGCCTCTTCTTCGCCAGCCGCTACCCCATTATGGACGTGGCCTATCACTGTTACCCCAACGGGCGGTGCTCCGATGCTCTGGCCTCCAAGGGAGCGCTGTTTCTCAAG GTGCAGGTGGGAAGCACACCTCAGGACCAAAGAATCGTTGGGTACATCTCCTGCACACACCTGCAAGCCACAACAG AAGACAGTGCCATCCGCTGTGAGCAGCTGGACCTGCTTCAGGACTGGCTGGCTGATTTCCGAAAATCTACCTCCTCGTCCAGCGCAGCCAACCCCGAGGAGCTGGTGGCGTTTGACGTCATCTGTGGAGATTTCAACTTTGACAACTGCTCCTCCG ACGACAAGCTGGAGCAGCAGCACTCCCTGTTTACACACTACAAGGACCCCTGCCGCCTTGGTCCTGGGGAGGAGAAGTCGTGGGCCATCG GTACTCTGCTGGACACGAACAATCTCTATGATGAGGAGGTGTGCACCCCAGACAATCTGCAGAA GGTCTTGGAGAGCGAGGAAGGCCGCAAGGAGTATCTGGCGTTCCCCACCAGCAAGAGCTCGGGAGCAGGCCAGAAGGGGCGCAAGGACCTGCTGAAGGGCAATGGTCGTCGCATCGACTACATCCTTCACGGGGAGGAGGGGCTGGGCCCCGACTGGAAGGCT GAGGTGGAAGAATTCAGTTTTATCACCCAGCTGTCAGGCCTGACTGACCACCTCCCGGTAGCCATGCGGCTGATGGTGTCCACCGGCGAGGAGGAGGCGTAG